In a genomic window of Myxococcus fulvus:
- a CDS encoding efflux RND transporter periplasmic adaptor subunit has translation MRFRALIAGVGLVAVALVSGMVALRQRLSSQLDAPSTRGLVEAPAAGPRGGARWQGWLGVLIAEESVDVAARQDGRVESVKVQVGVMVRQGDALVQMDARDLREELAIAEAELLSLRAELEVTLLAHARAEERLKRRDSPEQLRLMAISEEEISTARYEARMELAKSDVARAKVQEQEVRVAQLRQKVAESTLRAPFDGVVAGRFVHPSSLVKAGAPLVHLLRQGKLQVRFARPAHEPGALQVGQVVRVDVAERGLTLRGRVTQVAPEVDVATRMVFALADLERPEDSSALMGTAVRVSPTSDSPRAESP, from the coding sequence ATGCGGTTCCGCGCGCTCATCGCAGGGGTGGGGTTGGTGGCCGTCGCGCTCGTGAGCGGGATGGTGGCCCTGCGCCAGCGATTGTCCTCCCAGCTGGACGCTCCCTCGACGAGGGGCCTGGTGGAGGCGCCCGCGGCGGGGCCTCGCGGCGGGGCGCGGTGGCAGGGCTGGCTGGGGGTGCTCATCGCGGAGGAGTCCGTCGATGTGGCGGCCCGGCAGGACGGGCGCGTGGAGAGCGTGAAGGTCCAGGTGGGCGTCATGGTGCGTCAGGGTGACGCCCTGGTCCAGATGGATGCGCGGGACCTGCGCGAGGAGCTGGCCATCGCGGAGGCGGAGCTGCTGTCGCTGCGCGCGGAGCTGGAGGTCACCCTGCTGGCGCATGCGCGCGCGGAGGAGCGCCTCAAGCGCAGGGACTCTCCGGAGCAGCTGCGCCTCATGGCCATCTCCGAGGAGGAGATCTCCACGGCGCGCTACGAGGCGCGGATGGAGCTGGCGAAGTCGGACGTGGCGCGCGCGAAGGTCCAGGAGCAGGAGGTGCGCGTCGCGCAGCTGCGCCAGAAGGTCGCGGAGTCCACGCTTCGCGCGCCGTTCGATGGGGTGGTCGCCGGGCGCTTCGTGCACCCCTCGTCGCTGGTGAAGGCGGGCGCGCCGCTCGTCCACCTGCTGCGCCAGGGCAAGCTCCAGGTCCGCTTCGCCAGGCCCGCGCACGAACCGGGCGCGCTGCAGGTGGGGCAGGTGGTGCGTGTGGACGTGGCGGAGCGCGGCCTGACGCTGCGGGGCCGCGTCACGCAGGTGGCGCCGGAGGTGGACGTGGCCACGCGGATGGTGTTCGCGCTCGCGGACCTCGAGCGCCCCGAGGACTCATCCGCCCTCATGGGGACGGCGGTGAGGGTGAGCCCCACCAGCGATTCGCCCCGAGCGGAGTCTCCCTAG